One Microplitis demolitor isolate Queensland-Clemson2020A chromosome 2, iyMicDemo2.1a, whole genome shotgun sequence DNA segment encodes these proteins:
- the LOC128667332 gene encoding uncharacterized protein LOC128667332: MLEELLNTYNNTKHRTIKMKPVDVNVANEKELFKNIYKSLQRQQQRVRKSKFKVGDKVRISKHKHVFEKGYTANWTTEIFTIKSVQNTVPMTYRLVDYQDQPIEGGFYDEELSKVKYPDVYLVEKVIKTRGNKLHVKWLGFDNSHNSWINKYDL; this comes from the coding sequence ATGCTAGAAGAATTgttaaatacttataataatactaaacatcggacaattaaaatgaaacctGTTGATGTAAATGTTGCTAATGAAAAAgaactgtttaaaaatatatacaaatctCTTCAAAGGCAGCAGCAGCGAGTACGAAAATCCAAGTTTAAAGTTGGAGATAAAGTTCGAATTAGCAAACACAAACATGTGTTTGAGAAAGGTTACACAGCTAACTGGACAACAGAGATTTTCACTATAAAATCTGTACAAAATACGGTACCTATGACCTACAGACTTGTAGACTATCAGGATCAGCCTATAGAAGGTGGATTCTACGATGAAGAACTCAGCAAAGTTAAATATCCGGATGTTTACCTAgtagaaaaagttataaaaacacGTGGAAATAAATTACATGTAAAGTGGCTCGGCTTTGATAACTCTCACAATAgctggataaataaatatgatctgtaa